Below is a window of Halarcobacter anaerophilus DNA.
AGATTATCTTTTGCATCTCTATTTAGTCAATAAATCACCCCTTTGGGTGATATACAAAGCAAAAAAAAATTACTAAAATCAAAAAATAATTAATAATCAGCTAAAAGGAAAATCTATGGCAGCTATTGCAGGAAGTGTAAAAAGTTTATCAAACGGAATATTTCATGTTAAAGATGAAAATGGAAATATAAAGGTTTTACAAGTAGGTGATACTATTTATGAAAAAGATACAATATACGGAGATGACTCAAACACAGCTTCATCAAATATAGAGATTGAACTTTCAGGAAATGATGTAATCGTTTTAAGTGAAGGTCAAAAACAATTAATTGATTCATCCTTGATTGAAAAAGCATTTGGAACAGAAGAGTTGTATTTTACAAGGGAAGGTTTAAATCTAAACCCTGATGAATACAGAGCTCAAGAAGATGTTGTAAGTGATTTAAGAGATGCAAAATTCAAAGATGAAAACTCAAAAGCTATAGATGAAAATGCAAAAGACGATAACCAAGACTCTAATAAAGATGTAACTAAACAAGAGACAGCCGAAGGGGAAGAAGAAGTTGAAGATGAAACTGTAGCTGAAGCTCAGTTTCAAGCAAGAGACGGTGATCAAACAAATGTAGAAAGTGATTTAAGGGATGCAACTTTTAGAGCTAGAACACAAAACTATATAGATAGAGATTTATTTAAAAGTGAGTCTGATGATAGATTAAGTTTTGATAATGGAAGTTCTTTAGACTCTTTTAACTCTACAACTCCTGTAACTCCAACTACTCCACCAAGAGCCTCTTCTTCTACTAGACCTGAAGCCCCTGAAAATGAAGATACTCCTGAAACAAATATTGACTCTTCTACACCACCTCCTACAATAATTGCCCAATTAAGTATTAATGATACAACAGCTTATGAGAGTGAAGGTTATTTAGTTTTTACCGTAACTTTAGATACGGAAGTAAATACAGATGTTACATTCTCTTATGTTACTTCACAACTTACTGCAACTTCAGGGCTTGATTACACAGATCAAAGCGGAACAATTACCATCCCTCAAGGAAGTACAAGCGTAACTATAAGAGTTCCAATAACAGATGACTATTTATCTGACAGCGGTGAAACAATGAAAATTACAGTTTCAAATGTTGTAGGTAATGCAGAGATTACTAAACCAGTAGGTATAGGAACAATTCTTGATAATAGTGACTCTTCAAATCCTGCTAATGAACCAAACGGTTATGAAGATACAGATACCGTATATGCCATTATTGAAGGTCCTGCTAGTGTAAATGAAGGTGATACAACTACAGAGTATACAGTTAAATTAGTTGATAAAGACGGCAATCTTGTAATTGTAACAGAAGATACTGAAGTAGTAGTAAAATATACAAATACAACAACACAAGATGGTGACACCCAATATAATAACAATGAAGAGATTACGGTAACAATAACAGCAGGAAATTCATCAAGTAGTTTCACAGTAGATACTATTTCTGACGCTAATAAAGAAGATGATGAAATCTACAATTTAGAAATTACAGATGTGGAAAATACAGGTGAGTTTGAAAATGTAAAAATTGGTGATACAGAGGGTAATCATAAAGATGTTGATACTACAATTTATGATACCACAAGCTCAAATCCTGAAACAGGTGATGAGACGGTAAAAATTGTACTTGTTGCGGTAACTTCAGCAACAACTACAATAGCAGATATAACAAATTCAGACGGTACTTTAAAGATAGATAATACTAATTCTACTCCTGAAAGCGGAAAACTTTATTATATGGCAGTTGCAGTAGATAGTGAGGGTAAACCTTTGACTACCCAAGATGGAACTGTCGATATTACTTACGGCATCACAAGTGATACTTTAGATAAAGATGCAACATCGGGAACTGATTATGATAATACAACTGTTACAAATGTAAATATAGGAGAAGTATTTGAAGTCTTGACAAATGATGATTATCTAGCAGAGGGTGATGAAAACTTTACCGTAACAATATCAAATCAGTCAGGTACTTCTTATGAATCACCGTCAATTGATACATCAAATGATACTGTAACTTCAACTATTACCGATAATCCAGCAAATGATACGACAAAAGATCCTCAAGAGACTCCAAGTGAGCCTAGCGATCCTGATAATCCAACTAGCGGTAATAGTTATGGAGATGAAGATACACTATATGTAAAAATTACGCAAAACGACTCTGTATATGAAGGAAACACTTTAACTCATACTGTTACTTTAGTAGATAAAGACGGAAATCCTGTTACGGTTGCAGCAGGAGAGACTATTACTATTACTCTATCTTACAGCAATGATACAAGTGAAAATGCTGATTATAGCGGTAGTACAAAAGTAACCCAAGTAACTATCACAGAAGGAAACTCTACTGTTGATGTGGAAAATCTTGCAATAGATGATTTTGTCGTAGAGGGAAATGAAAATTATACTTTAACCATAACAGATGTATCTCAATCAAATGATACTTATGAAAATGTGGCTATTGATACAGATAACAATAGCGTAACAGGTGAGATAAAAGATGGTGTAAGTTTGGGAGTTCCTAACAATGCGGCGGTAGATGAAGATGATTTTGATATTACAGTTGTTAATAATAAAATTACTGATACACAGTTACTTAATGTTGTTTCTCCAAATGAAGATAATAGTTACAAACTGCTTTTTGTAGATAATGTTGTAAGCAAAGACCCGGATACAAACACTTCTATTACTTTAACATCAAATGGTCAAAATATAACTTTTAATTACTCAACAGAGGGAAAAATTATTGCAACAAGAACAGGGGATAATAAAGTTGTATTCGAGATAACACTTAATAAAAACACAGCAGGTGGATCAAATGATAGTTATACATATACACAATATGAAAATATAGATCATCCCGATACCAATAGTGATGATAATGTTGTACTTACTTTTGAATATAAAATTGAAGACCAAGGAGAAACAAGTGATTCTCAAAGCTTTACTGTAACAGTAAATGATTCAATGCCATCGTCTGATAGTCAAAATGTAACATTAAATGAAGATAATTCTAAGTTGATTGTAATTAGTGATGAATCATTTTTAAACGGGGAGATAAGTATTAGCAATGATGGTGGTTCTAATTATGAAACATTAAATACAACGACAAATCAAACAATAGATATTTTTGATAACTTAACTGATAAAGTAAAAGTCGGTACATTAACAAATAACGGTGACGGTACATTAACTTTTACGCCGGAGCCTAATTACAGTGGTGCAACGGCAGGTTTTTCTTACGGTGTAAGTGACAATGACGGAGATAGTGCAAGTTCAAGCGTAACTATAACTGTAAATCCAATTGCGGATAAACCTGATATGAATGGGGCAAATACCGGCTTAAATGAGAGTACGATTTTAACTACTCCACAAGTTTTAGAAGATAATAATAATGCCAGTGCTGAAGAGAGTACAACAGATTATACTGCTGAAATTGGATTAATTTTACCTCAAATTAGTGATAACAGCGATTATACAACAGATGCAGCTAATGATGACCAACCTGAAAAATTAGGTCTTATTACCCTAAGCAGTTCTACTGGTAGCACTATTATTGCAAATGGTGTAGAGTATGATTTAAGTGCAGGCTCAATTCAAATTTATATTACAAATGACCCTGATAATTACCATTATAGCGGTATTGATACAACAGGTGTTGTTCAACTTACCCAAGCTCAATTTGAGGCAATATTTGTAGTCTTTGAAAAAGATGATGCAACTAATCCTTTATTTACCGTTTCAGTGGATGAATATGAGGTAAATGACGATGATACTATTGATACTTCCGTAACAAAAGCAACTAATTCACAAGATTATGAAGTAGATATTTTAGCCGTAACTGACCCTGTTACATTAGAATGGAATAGTAATACTGATTCAAGTTCAAATGATTTAGGTAGTTATACTAGCGATACTTTTACTTTTGATGCTGTTGATGAAGGGTATGGAACTATTGATTTAAAATCTCTTCTTACGAATACAAATGGATTAGAAACTGACAGTGACGGAGATTTAGACGGTAGTGAAAAAAGAAGTTATATAATTACAGGTATTCCTGAAGGTACTATTGTAACTTTAGGAGGGAAAAGTGTAGCAGCTGATTCTACAGGAACCGTAACTATTGATTTTCCTGATAATACAGAAGATGATCCAGCGTTTACTATGACTATAGCTGAACAGTTTAGTGGAACTATAAGTGGAACTATTACACTAAATGTAACAGATACGGATGATGACTCAACAGGAACAATAAGTACTGAAAGTGCAACTGTTAGTTTTACTATGACAGTAAATCCCGTAGCAGATCAAGTAACACTTAAAGTAGCCCAAGCTCAAGGCTTAGAAGATGCAGGAAGAACTAACAGTAACGATGAAAATGTTGATGCAGATGTTATAGATGCTCCAGAAGATGGTATTGAACTATATATCAATGTAATCTCTGATGATAATAAAGATATAGAGGGAGCAGAAACAACAGATGAAAAAGAGGAGTATAACGTAACTATCAGTGGTATTCCCGATGGTGGTTCTTTATATGTTTATGATAATAGCAGTTCAAACTGGAAATTAGTTACTGTTTCTAGTGACGGGACAACAGTAACTATTGATGGAGTTACTGCAACAAGTTCGGGTGATATTACAGTAGATGCATCGGCAGACGGTACATACTCAGTAACCATAAACGACTATCAAAATGATAATTTACCTAAATTTATTCCTCCTTATAATAGTGATGAAAATTATACTTTTGATATAAGTGCAGTATCTTTTGATGCTCCTGACACATCAATTGCTCAAACACTTCAAATTGATGTAACAGTCGACGCAGTTGCAGATATACCTGTAAATGATAATTTAGCAACTACAACTGCTACAGATGATAATAGTCAGTCAAACAGTTTTAATCTTGTATCAACTGAAGATACAACTATAAATCTAAAAAATATTTTTAGTACACCTGCTATTTTAGATTCAAATGACCTATCAACAGAAGACGATTCTGAAACATTAACTTTTAAAGTTACAGGATTAGCAGAAGGCTTTAGTATCAGTGGAGCTACATTTATAGGAGGTACAGGTACAGATAGAATTTGGCTTGTAGATAAAACAGCACTTAACAATAATGAAGTTACTCTTTCTACACCTACAAATTATGCAGGTGAAGTTGATTTTAAAGTGCAGTTTGTAACAACAGAAGATGCAGGAGATAGTAAAACACATGATGTAAAAGATGTTAGTATTATGATAACACCTGTCGCAGAAGGTATTATTGCATCTAGTGATACTCAAAATGAAGATGAAGAAAAAGTGCTTAATTTTGGATTTAGTACGCCGGATACAGATGGTGAAACGGCAGGTATAGAGAGTTTAGAAAGTTTTAGTATTGATATGAGTACAGTTCCTGCAGGTGTAACTTTAGTGGGGTCTGTTAGCGGTACATTAAGCGGTAGTGGATATGTATCTCTTAATATTACAAACGGTGTACCTGAAACAGTAACAGCAATTTTAAGTGAAGATAGTGATATAGATTATAGTTTTAATATCTCTTACTCATACAAAGATGTCGCAATTGATAATGAAGGAAATACTTATACTGATACAAAAACCGTAACAAATCAACTTTACAGTGTAACGGTTAATGCTATTACCGATGATATTAATTTGGATCTGAGTACAACTATTGGAACAAACAATAGTGTTGACGGTTCAGGAAATATTACTGTATCAGGAAACGGTACTTTTACAAAAACATTATTAGTAACAGGAATTGATAGTGACGGAAGAGGTAATGCCGATATAGATGGTTCAGAAGAGTTTACAAGAGTAACAGTTTCAGGTGTTCCTGAAGGTATTACTGTTGTAGGTGGAATTTATGCAGGAGATACAGGTGGCGGAAACTATTCTGGATATTGGTATGTAGATGTTCCAAATGAAGCTTTAGATAATGACGGGGCAACATATGATTTGGTATTTAATGTCGACGGAAGTTTTTCGGCAGAACAGATAAATGTACCGTATAATATAACAGTTACGGCATATAATCAAGAAAAAAACAATGATGTTGAACAATCGGATTCACAAAGTTTTACGTTAACAATAGATCAATTAATAACAGGACCAGGACCTGGAGTTCCTGCAACTATAACAGCATTTTACCAAGACATTGACCAAGATAATCTCTTTGGTGCAAGTAATATAGACTCTTCTGATCACGGTTATGAAGTAAGTACAACAACAAATACGACTATAACTGATAGTGATGCTTATGAAGGAAGTGTAGTAAGAGAAGATACTCAATTTAAACTAAGTGATGTAATTCATGTTGAAACAGATGTCGGAACTGCAACAAGCCAAGCATTTTCTATTACTCTTAAAAATATTCCTGAAGGTGTTGAGGTAGATGGAATGACCCTTAATGCTGAAGGTTTTTATACAATAAGCGGTTCAGGAGACCAACTAGCAATAGTGGGTATATTACAATCTATTTTAATTACTCCTGTTGTTAATGCAAATACCGATGCAAATGATATTAGTAATACTACTCTAAATTTTGATATTGAGCTTACTACTTATGCAAACGGTGGAGCGTCAAATTCTGCACTTATTAATTTTAGTGCTTCTGTTCTTCCTGTAACAGATGAAATGACTTTAACTGTGGTTAATGACGGACAAACAAATGAAGATGTGGCTCAATCATTAAGTATAACTTTAGATAATGATGCCGATGGAGTAAATACACAAATTATTGATGGAAAAGTCTATTTAAAACTTACAGAGTCATATTCAGATTCACAAGGAACTGATGGAACTAGCGGAACACTCTCTTATAACGGAAGTATAATAACAGCTACAGCCGTAAGCGGTGTTACAGGACTTACTAATGGAGATTATTATGTAATAGAAAATGTAGAGTACAATGACACTTTAGATCTTACATATACGCCGGCTTCAAATAGAGACGGTAATATTACGGTTGATGTTTATGTAAATAATAAAGAGAGTGAAAACTGGACCTCTTATGATACAGATATAATAACTACCCATAAAACAATCTCTTTTACGGTAGATGAAGTTGCAGACGGGTTTACTTTAAACAGCGGTGCAACAATAAGTGGAACTGAAGATGAATTGGTAATGTTAGATATTACTCTTACAAGTGCTGACTCTTCTGAATCTCTATCTTCTGTATCTGTTTCAGGATTACCTGACGGATTCTTAATCTATTATGGAGAGTTAAATAACGGTAGTGATAAAGTTTTGGCAAACAATCTAGGAGTTAGTGGTACTACAACAATTCAGTTAACATACGGTGTTGATGAAACAGTAGATGTGAATAGATGGAATATCCCTTTAAATGCGGGGCAACTTCCTTCTTATATTTGGGTACAAACTCCTGAAAACTGGAGTGGAGTGATTCCTGATTTATCAATAATTGCAGTTGATGAAAATGGAAATATTTATCCTGAAACAATAGCTTCAGGAACTATTTCCCCTGTTGTAGATAGTTTAACTCTAAATGCAACACAAACCTTTGGAAAAGAGGGTGAAGATACGCTTCTTAACCTAAATGCAAATGTGGAAGACCTTGACGGCAGTGAAACTGTTACTCTTACTTTACATGGATTCGGTGACGGTGATGCAAACTTTAAAGCAAGTGGTGAAGCAATTTCAAGTAATTATGATTTAGGAACAGATACTTATACTATTGAAGGTATTAGTGTAGATGATATAAATGCTTTAACTGTAACTTATCAATCATTAAGTAGCACATCTATTAGTGTAACTGCTAAGATGATTGAAAGTGACGGAAATGAGTCAAGTATTGTAAACGATTCATTTAATATCTCAATTGCCCAATCAGTTCCTTCAGGAGGAGATGATACTTTATTATTAAAAGACGGTATCTCTTTTGACGGATTAGATGGAATTGACACTTTAGTTTTAAACGGTAAAACATTAGATGCAAGTTTAGTTTCAAATATAGAGATTTTAGATTTAGATGCGGGTGATAACAGCCTAGCTTTAAGTCTTGATGATGTTTTGGATATGACAGATTCTAATAATGAGATAAAAATAGTCGGAGATAGTAATGATAGTTTCTCTCTTGATAAATCAGGTTGGACACAAGGAAGTGTCGTAGACAACGGAGATAATACGACATATCAATATAGTGATGGAACAAACACCGTAAAATTGACAGTTGATGAAAATATTAATACGAGTGGTTTATAAAAAATGAAAGAGATAGTTTTTTATCTCTTTTATATTTAGATAAAATGTTTGTATGAAAGTTTTTATAATCATCTTATTTTTAATCTTTTCAAATTTATCTGCTGATTTTAGTAGTGAAAGCCTAATAAAAAAAGTGGAGAAAAAATATAATCGTTTTGCAAAAAACAGATTTATTGCATTAAACAAGATGATAAAGATTGCATCAAAAAAAGATGAATTGGGGAAATTGGAAAAAGTGAATGATTTTTTCAATAATGTCCCTTATGCAGAGGACAGAGATATTTACGGTGTAAGTGATTATTGGGCAAACCCCTATGAATTTTTAGGAAAAGACAGAGGCGATTGCGAAGATTATGTCATAGCTAAATATTTTGTTTTAAAATATTTGGGAGTCTCTACTAAAAAAATGTTTTTAAGTTACGTAAAACGTGAGGATTCTAAGAGTGCTCATATGGTTCTATTATACTTTAATACACCGTCTTCGGAACCTTTGGTCTTAGACAGCATTGTTAAAAAAATATTTCCGGCTTCAAAAAGGATGGATTTAAAACCTATATACAACTTTAACCCTGATATTTTAAAAAATGGGAAGAAAACATCTGCTCATAGAAAATGGGACAGATTATTAAAAAATTTTATGGAGAATAAGATATGAGTCTATTTAAACAAATTTCAATTTTATTATCAATTGTTTTTACAATACTATTTTTATTGATAGTAAATATAAGTTTTAATGAAATAAAAGATTCTGCACAAAAATCACTATACCAAAATATTCAAAACAGTGTTTCGAATATAAGTCTGTCTATTACAAATGCAAATGCGGATGTAAGCGCTATAAAAACAGTTCTGAATGCAAGCTTTGACAATGGAAATTATGAAAAAATAGTTTTCAAAGATGTAGATGAAAAGATAATATATGAACGAACTAAAAATGAGGAAATCTCTCAAAATGAAATTCCTTCTTGGTTTCTAAATCTTGTAAATATCAAAGAGGTTTCTTCCTCTTCAACAATATCACAAAACTGGATGGTTTTAGGAACACTAGAAATTTTTGCAGATAGGGAAGTGTTTTATACTCAAATGTATAAAATATTTTCAAGCCTGATAGTTACTCTTGTAGTAACATTTATTCTGTTTTTAGTTATCTTGGCATTAACTCTTAAATCAATTTTAAAACCCTTACTTATGATAAAAGAGCAGAGTGACTCTATTTTAGAAAACAAATTTATTTTTCAAGATAAACTACCTTTTACTTTAGAGTTTAAAAGAGTAACCTTAAGTATAAATAATATGGTTGAAAAAATTCAAAATATTTTTGAACATGCAAATGAAATTTTAAGAAGAAATAGGGAACTTATTTATATTGACGAACTGACAAAACTTTATAATCGTAATTATCTTGTTTTAAAAACAAGTGAGTTTTTAGAAGAAAACAGCGTAAATCATTCAGGCTTCGTAATTTCAATAGTTTTAACAAGAATAGATTTGTTGAATAAAAAAATAGGATATGAAAAAGTAGATAAGTTATTTATTGAGATATCGAATATTATAAAAGGGTTGGTTTTTCTTGAGGAAGCTAACATTATAGCAAGGACAAAAGCCTCTGAGTTTATGATTGTTTTACCAAGAGTTAAAGAGAATGAAGCAGAAGATATTGCTAAACAGTTATCCACAAAATTAAAAAACTTATTGATAAATATAGAAGATGAAGATATAAAACTATATATGGCTCTTTGTAGTTTTAAAGATGAAAAAAATTACAGCGAACTGCTTACAAAAGTTGATTCGGCTCTTAGACAGGCAAAATTATCAAGCCAAAAAGATTACTATTATTTAAAAAGTAGTGAAGTATATGAAGTAAAAAAGAACTTTAGTAAAATTCTTGATTTGGCAAAAGAGAATGAACAATTTAATATTTTATATAAAGATGTAATTTCCCTTGATTCAAAAGATATAATATATGAAACCGTAAGTTTTGAAATTAAAACAAAAGATAAAACTTACTCTTATAATGAATTTATTTCCCATGCAATAGAATTAAATTTATTAGAAGAGGTATATTTAAAAGTTATAGAAAAAATATTAAATTTAAATACATCCAATAAAAAGCTCGCCCTTGAGATTCCAAATAATTTTATCAAAAACCTTCCTTTTGAAAAACTTAGGAAACTTTTTAATGAACAATACGGTTTACAAAATATAATTTTTGAAATAGAAGAGGAATCTTTTGTAAAATATAGTTCTAACAGTGCTTTATTTATTGATATTCTT
It encodes the following:
- a CDS encoding Calx-beta domain-containing protein encodes the protein MAAIAGSVKSLSNGIFHVKDENGNIKVLQVGDTIYEKDTIYGDDSNTASSNIEIELSGNDVIVLSEGQKQLIDSSLIEKAFGTEELYFTREGLNLNPDEYRAQEDVVSDLRDAKFKDENSKAIDENAKDDNQDSNKDVTKQETAEGEEEVEDETVAEAQFQARDGDQTNVESDLRDATFRARTQNYIDRDLFKSESDDRLSFDNGSSLDSFNSTTPVTPTTPPRASSSTRPEAPENEDTPETNIDSSTPPPTIIAQLSINDTTAYESEGYLVFTVTLDTEVNTDVTFSYVTSQLTATSGLDYTDQSGTITIPQGSTSVTIRVPITDDYLSDSGETMKITVSNVVGNAEITKPVGIGTILDNSDSSNPANEPNGYEDTDTVYAIIEGPASVNEGDTTTEYTVKLVDKDGNLVIVTEDTEVVVKYTNTTTQDGDTQYNNNEEITVTITAGNSSSSFTVDTISDANKEDDEIYNLEITDVENTGEFENVKIGDTEGNHKDVDTTIYDTTSSNPETGDETVKIVLVAVTSATTTIADITNSDGTLKIDNTNSTPESGKLYYMAVAVDSEGKPLTTQDGTVDITYGITSDTLDKDATSGTDYDNTTVTNVNIGEVFEVLTNDDYLAEGDENFTVTISNQSGTSYESPSIDTSNDTVTSTITDNPANDTTKDPQETPSEPSDPDNPTSGNSYGDEDTLYVKITQNDSVYEGNTLTHTVTLVDKDGNPVTVAAGETITITLSYSNDTSENADYSGSTKVTQVTITEGNSTVDVENLAIDDFVVEGNENYTLTITDVSQSNDTYENVAIDTDNNSVTGEIKDGVSLGVPNNAAVDEDDFDITVVNNKITDTQLLNVVSPNEDNSYKLLFVDNVVSKDPDTNTSITLTSNGQNITFNYSTEGKIIATRTGDNKVVFEITLNKNTAGGSNDSYTYTQYENIDHPDTNSDDNVVLTFEYKIEDQGETSDSQSFTVTVNDSMPSSDSQNVTLNEDNSKLIVISDESFLNGEISISNDGGSNYETLNTTTNQTIDIFDNLTDKVKVGTLTNNGDGTLTFTPEPNYSGATAGFSYGVSDNDGDSASSSVTITVNPIADKPDMNGANTGLNESTILTTPQVLEDNNNASAEESTTDYTAEIGLILPQISDNSDYTTDAANDDQPEKLGLITLSSSTGSTIIANGVEYDLSAGSIQIYITNDPDNYHYSGIDTTGVVQLTQAQFEAIFVVFEKDDATNPLFTVSVDEYEVNDDDTIDTSVTKATNSQDYEVDILAVTDPVTLEWNSNTDSSSNDLGSYTSDTFTFDAVDEGYGTIDLKSLLTNTNGLETDSDGDLDGSEKRSYIITGIPEGTIVTLGGKSVAADSTGTVTIDFPDNTEDDPAFTMTIAEQFSGTISGTITLNVTDTDDDSTGTISTESATVSFTMTVNPVADQVTLKVAQAQGLEDAGRTNSNDENVDADVIDAPEDGIELYINVISDDNKDIEGAETTDEKEEYNVTISGIPDGGSLYVYDNSSSNWKLVTVSSDGTTVTIDGVTATSSGDITVDASADGTYSVTINDYQNDNLPKFIPPYNSDENYTFDISAVSFDAPDTSIAQTLQIDVTVDAVADIPVNDNLATTTATDDNSQSNSFNLVSTEDTTINLKNIFSTPAILDSNDLSTEDDSETLTFKVTGLAEGFSISGATFIGGTGTDRIWLVDKTALNNNEVTLSTPTNYAGEVDFKVQFVTTEDAGDSKTHDVKDVSIMITPVAEGIIASSDTQNEDEEKVLNFGFSTPDTDGETAGIESLESFSIDMSTVPAGVTLVGSVSGTLSGSGYVSLNITNGVPETVTAILSEDSDIDYSFNISYSYKDVAIDNEGNTYTDTKTVTNQLYSVTVNAITDDINLDLSTTIGTNNSVDGSGNITVSGNGTFTKTLLVTGIDSDGRGNADIDGSEEFTRVTVSGVPEGITVVGGIYAGDTGGGNYSGYWYVDVPNEALDNDGATYDLVFNVDGSFSAEQINVPYNITVTAYNQEKNNDVEQSDSQSFTLTIDQLITGPGPGVPATITAFYQDIDQDNLFGASNIDSSDHGYEVSTTTNTTITDSDAYEGSVVREDTQFKLSDVIHVETDVGTATSQAFSITLKNIPEGVEVDGMTLNAEGFYTISGSGDQLAIVGILQSILITPVVNANTDANDISNTTLNFDIELTTYANGGASNSALINFSASVLPVTDEMTLTVVNDGQTNEDVAQSLSITLDNDADGVNTQIIDGKVYLKLTESYSDSQGTDGTSGTLSYNGSIITATAVSGVTGLTNGDYYVIENVEYNDTLDLTYTPASNRDGNITVDVYVNNKESENWTSYDTDIITTHKTISFTVDEVADGFTLNSGATISGTEDELVMLDITLTSADSSESLSSVSVSGLPDGFLIYYGELNNGSDKVLANNLGVSGTTTIQLTYGVDETVDVNRWNIPLNAGQLPSYIWVQTPENWSGVIPDLSIIAVDENGNIYPETIASGTISPVVDSLTLNATQTFGKEGEDTLLNLNANVEDLDGSETVTLTLHGFGDGDANFKASGEAISSNYDLGTDTYTIEGISVDDINALTVTYQSLSSTSISVTAKMIESDGNESSIVNDSFNISIAQSVPSGGDDTLLLKDGISFDGLDGIDTLVLNGKTLDASLVSNIEILDLDAGDNSLALSLDDVLDMTDSNNEIKIVGDSNDSFSLDKSGWTQGSVVDNGDNTTYQYSDGTNTVKLTVDENINTSGL
- a CDS encoding bifunctional diguanylate cyclase/phosphodiesterase, giving the protein MSLFKQISILLSIVFTILFLLIVNISFNEIKDSAQKSLYQNIQNSVSNISLSITNANADVSAIKTVLNASFDNGNYEKIVFKDVDEKIIYERTKNEEISQNEIPSWFLNLVNIKEVSSSSTISQNWMVLGTLEIFADREVFYTQMYKIFSSLIVTLVVTFILFLVILALTLKSILKPLLMIKEQSDSILENKFIFQDKLPFTLEFKRVTLSINNMVEKIQNIFEHANEILRRNRELIYIDELTKLYNRNYLVLKTSEFLEENSVNHSGFVISIVLTRIDLLNKKIGYEKVDKLFIEISNIIKGLVFLEEANIIARTKASEFMIVLPRVKENEAEDIAKQLSTKLKNLLINIEDEDIKLYMALCSFKDEKNYSELLTKVDSALRQAKLSSQKDYYYLKSSEVYEVKKNFSKILDLAKENEQFNILYKDVISLDSKDIIYETVSFEIKTKDKTYSYNEFISHAIELNLLEEVYLKVIEKILNLNTSNKKLALEIPNNFIKNLPFEKLRKLFNEQYGLQNIIFEIEEESFVKYSSNSALFIDILKDYDFNIAVYNFMGISEDYNYLNMKKPEYIKVNKNFLKLSENFDALNIINKSLSVKLIVTSINDEEDLNIAKNKNVNFISGKITKHIV
- a CDS encoding transglutaminase-like cysteine peptidase codes for the protein MKVFIIILFLIFSNLSADFSSESLIKKVEKKYNRFAKNRFIALNKMIKIASKKDELGKLEKVNDFFNNVPYAEDRDIYGVSDYWANPYEFLGKDRGDCEDYVIAKYFVLKYLGVSTKKMFLSYVKREDSKSAHMVLLYFNTPSSEPLVLDSIVKKIFPASKRMDLKPIYNFNPDILKNGKKTSAHRKWDRLLKNFMENKI